Part of the Blastocatellia bacterium genome, TTAGCGTTCGTTCGGCCCAAGGATGGAAGTCGCCATTCGTCAGAGCCCTTCGATCAAAATCCAGTCAAGTAGGGGAGCTGAGCAGCGGTGCGTTCGATGGCCTCTCCGGCTTCCAAGAGGACGAAGGTCGAATTCCAAGTCCCTTCCAGAAATTGTCGCCGAGTGCCTTCGGGCATCTGCACGGGGATCGTGCGATCGCCCGCGCGCAGGACCATCGTCTCCAAGCTGAGGTGAAGCTCCAGCTCGGGACGCTCGGCGACGGTCTCCCGCAACCATCGGGCTTCTTCGGGCGAGACCATCACGCAGGGGATGCCGATAGCCGTGCAGTTAGCGAAGAAGATCTCGGCGAACGATTCGCCGATGATGCCGCGAATGCCCCATCGCATAAGGGCTTGCGGCGCGTGCTCGCGCGAGGATCCACAGCCGAAGTTGCGTCCCACAATCAGCAAGGACGCCCCGCGATACTTCTCCTGATTGAACGGATGGTTGGGGTTCTGCCGCCGATCGTCCTCGAAGACGTGAGCCTCCAAACCCTCGAAGGTCACAACGCGCAGGAATCGCCCCGGGATGATCCGGTCCGTATCAATATCATCGCCGGGCAACGGAATTCCTCGACCGCTGATCTGGCGAATCGCCGCCGACGTCATCGCAGTATCTCCCGCACGTCTACGACTTCGCCCGCAATGGCTGCAGCAGCGACCATCGCGGGGCTCATGAGCAAGGTTCGTCCCGTCGGACTTCCCTGACGACCCTTGAAATTCCGATTGCTCGAAGAGGCGCAGATCTCGCGTCCACGCAGCCGATCGGGATTCATGCCCAAGCACATTGAGCATCCCGGCTTACGCCACTCGAATCCCGCTTCGAGAAAGATCTCATGCAAGCCTTCGGCCTCGGCCGCGCGAGCGACGGCTTCCGACCCGGGCACGACTAATGCGCGCACGCCACGTGCGACCTTGCGTCCGCGCACGACTTCGGCAGCCGTGCGTAGATCCGAGAGCCGCGAATTCGTGCACGAGCCGATGAAGGCGACATCAATCGGCGTCCCGAGCATGAGCTGCCCGGGTTTGAAGGACATGAATTCGAGCGCTTCCCAATAGGCGGTGCGCTCGGTTTCAGGCACCTCTTCGGGGGTGGGGATCGGCTCGGTCACCCCCACGGATTGCCCGGGGTTGATTCCCCAGGTCACCATTGGTTGCATCGTCGAAGCGTCCAAGTGGACCTCATCATCGTACGAAGCGCCAGGATCGGACGCGACCTGCTGCCACCATCGGACAGCGCGCTCGAAGGCGTCGCCTTGCGGGGCGAATGGACGTCCGCGCAGATACTCAAACGTCGTGCGATCCGGATTGACATAGCCGATGCGCGCTCCCCCTTCGATCGTCATGTTGCAAATGGTCATGCGTTCTTCCATCGTCATCGCTTCGATGGCCGAGCCCGCATATTCGTACGCGTATCCCACGCCTCCCTTCACGCCGAGTCGTCGAATGATGGTCAGGATCACATCCTTCGCGTAGACGCCGCGCGGCAATGTCCCTTCGACGACGATGCGCCGAAGTTTAGGTTTGCTCATGGCCAGACATTGTGTCGCCAGGACGTCGCGCACCTGGCTCGTCCCGATGCCGAAGGCGAGCGCCCCGAACGCCCCATGCGTCGAGGTGTGGCTGTCGCCGCAAGCGATCGTCATCCCCGGCTGCGTCAATCCCAACTCGGGCCCGATGACATGCACGATCCCTTGCCGTCCGCTGCCGAGATCGAACAGGGTGATGCCGAAATCTCGGCAGTTCTTCACCAGCGCGGCGGTCATCTGTTCGGCCAACTCATCG contains:
- a CDS encoding 3-isopropylmalate dehydratase small subunit, with translation MTSAAIRQISGRGIPLPGDDIDTDRIIPGRFLRVVTFEGLEAHVFEDDRRQNPNHPFNQEKYRGASLLIVGRNFGCGSSREHAPQALMRWGIRGIIGESFAEIFFANCTAIGIPCVMVSPEEARWLRETVAERPELELHLSLETMVLRAGDRTIPVQMPEGTRRQFLEGTWNSTFVLLEAGEAIERTAAQLPYLTGF
- the leuC gene encoding 3-isopropylmalate dehydratase large subunit — translated: MAETLLDKVWRWHTVRELPSGQTQLFIGLHLIHEVTSPQAFSMLRDLGLTVRFPHRTFATVDHIVPTDSHARPFADELAEQMTAALVKNCRDFGITLFDLGSGRQGIVHVIGPELGLTQPGMTIACGDSHTSTHGAFGALAFGIGTSQVRDVLATQCLAMSKPKLRRIVVEGTLPRGVYAKDVILTIIRRLGVKGGVGYAYEYAGSAIEAMTMEERMTICNMTIEGGARIGYVNPDRTTFEYLRGRPFAPQGDAFERAVRWWQQVASDPGASYDDEVHLDASTMQPMVTWGINPGQSVGVTEPIPTPEEVPETERTAYWEALEFMSFKPGQLMLGTPIDVAFIGSCTNSRLSDLRTAAEVVRGRKVARGVRALVVPGSEAVARAAEAEGLHEIFLEAGFEWRKPGCSMCLGMNPDRLRGREICASSSNRNFKGRQGSPTGRTLLMSPAMVAAAAIAGEVVDVREILR